From the Hymenobacter yonginensis genome, one window contains:
- a CDS encoding pyridoxal phosphate-dependent aminotransferase, with product MTENTLHIPVASRLAHTGEYYFSRKLRELAALNAAGANIINLGIGSPDLPPHPSVLAALATSAAQPTAHGYQGYQGTPALRQAMADFYQRHYGVALEAATEVLPLLGSKEGLMHLAMTFLEAGDAVLIPNPGYPTYRAVAEICGAEIREYNLTEAAGWLPDLDALAATDLSRVKLMLVNYPHMPTGTAADLPFLTRLVAFARQHRILLVHDNPYGFILNETPPLSLLAVPGALEVAVELNSLSKSHNMAGWRVGLLAGRADVLADVLRFKSNMDSGMFLPVQQAAVAALALGDDWFQDLNATYRARRELVVELLQAVGCAPAPGQVGLFIWAAVPAGVADGYALSDAVLAGARVFLTPGGIFGSNGGGYIRVSLCQPESVLRDALARVREWQNTLHGRHAEAQPKHLARS from the coding sequence ATGACAGAAAACACCTTGCACATCCCCGTAGCCAGCCGCCTAGCGCACACCGGCGAATACTACTTCTCCCGCAAGCTGCGCGAGCTGGCGGCCCTCAACGCGGCCGGCGCCAACATCATCAACCTCGGCATCGGTAGCCCCGACCTGCCGCCGCACCCCAGCGTGCTGGCCGCGCTGGCTACCTCAGCTGCCCAGCCCACCGCCCACGGCTATCAGGGCTACCAGGGCACGCCCGCGTTGCGCCAGGCCATGGCCGATTTCTACCAGCGCCACTACGGCGTGGCGCTGGAGGCCGCCACCGAGGTGCTGCCACTGCTGGGCTCGAAGGAAGGGCTGATGCACCTGGCCATGACGTTCCTGGAAGCCGGCGACGCGGTGCTCATCCCAAATCCCGGCTACCCCACCTACCGCGCCGTGGCCGAAATCTGCGGGGCCGAAATCCGGGAGTACAACCTCACCGAAGCCGCCGGCTGGCTGCCCGACCTCGACGCGCTGGCTGCCACCGACCTCTCGCGGGTGAAGCTGATGCTGGTCAACTACCCGCACATGCCCACCGGCACCGCCGCCGACCTGCCCTTCCTGACCCGCCTCGTGGCCTTTGCGCGCCAACACCGCATTCTGCTGGTGCACGACAATCCGTACGGCTTCATTCTCAACGAAACGCCGCCCCTGAGTTTGCTGGCGGTACCGGGCGCTCTGGAGGTGGCCGTGGAGCTGAACTCGCTCAGCAAAAGCCACAATATGGCTGGCTGGCGCGTGGGCCTGCTCGCCGGCCGCGCCGACGTGCTGGCCGATGTGCTCCGCTTCAAGAGTAACATGGACTCGGGCATGTTTCTGCCGGTGCAGCAGGCGGCCGTAGCGGCGCTGGCGCTCGGTGACGACTGGTTTCAGGACCTCAACGCCACCTACCGGGCCCGCCGGGAGTTGGTGGTGGAGCTGCTGCAGGCCGTGGGCTGTGCGCCCGCGCCCGGGCAGGTAGGCTTGTTCATCTGGGCAGCCGTGCCTGCCGGCGTGGCCGATGGCTACGCCCTGAGCGACGCCGTGCTGGCCGGCGCCCGGGTGTTTCTGACGCCGGGCGGCATCTTCGGCAGCAACGGCGGCGGCTACATCCGGGTCAGCCTCTGCCAGCCGGAAAGCGTGCTGCGCGACGCGCTGGCGCGGGTGCGGGAGTGGCAAAACACCCTACACGGCCGTCATGCAGAGGCGCAGCCGAAGCATCTCGCCAGAAGCTAA
- a CDS encoding lysophospholipid acyltransferase family protein, producing MLFYTVMKPLVQVALRVFFRRLEIRHRDRLQTSGPLLMVSNHPNTLMDPLVVAANRRQAIAFLAKSTFFKNPVSRALLTSGNSIPIYRRQDLESGAEATTPEQLEAQNEATFGKCYDYLGRGGTVMIFPEGTSVSERRLRPLKTGAARIALGAEARHNFTLGLQVLPVGINYFDPQRFRSDVLVNVAPPIRVADYADAYRQDPTAAADQLTEDIRRQLEQHLVITRDAAEDELVQQLERTFTGHLIDDDPRTLYDNFQLSRTLLQAVAYFEKHDPDHLGEVREKLTAYLADLKRLGLSDEALERTGRPDTRTSRAVVAGLKLVLGLPVYLYGVVNNYLPYKLPSMVAKRATKEVEFVAPIMLVVGMITFSVGYAAQIALVHHFTQDWRWTLLYGLSLAPAGFYALYYANKLAGRLRRLRALRLFRQQRPQLESLLRQRATILRLLNEAREAYLAGVRG from the coding sequence ATGCTCTTCTACACCGTCATGAAGCCCCTCGTGCAGGTGGCCCTGCGCGTATTCTTTCGCCGCCTCGAAATTCGCCACCGCGACCGGCTCCAGACCTCGGGGCCGCTGCTGATGGTGAGCAACCACCCCAACACGCTTATGGACCCGCTGGTGGTGGCCGCCAACCGCCGTCAGGCCATTGCGTTTCTGGCTAAGAGCACCTTTTTCAAGAATCCGGTGTCGCGGGCGCTGCTCACGTCCGGTAACTCCATCCCGATTTACCGCCGCCAGGACCTGGAAAGCGGCGCCGAAGCCACCACGCCCGAGCAGCTGGAAGCCCAGAACGAGGCCACTTTCGGCAAGTGCTACGATTACCTGGGGCGCGGCGGCACGGTCATGATTTTTCCGGAAGGCACCAGCGTGAGCGAGCGGCGCCTGCGGCCCCTCAAAACCGGCGCGGCCCGCATTGCGCTGGGCGCAGAGGCACGGCACAACTTCACGCTGGGGCTGCAGGTGCTGCCAGTGGGCATCAACTACTTCGACCCCCAGCGTTTCCGATCTGACGTGCTGGTGAACGTGGCCCCGCCCATCCGGGTGGCCGACTACGCCGACGCCTACCGCCAGGACCCCACTGCCGCCGCCGACCAGCTCACCGAAGACATCCGGCGGCAGCTGGAGCAGCACCTCGTTATCACCCGCGACGCGGCCGAGGACGAGCTGGTGCAGCAGCTGGAGCGCACCTTCACCGGCCACCTCATCGACGACGACCCGCGCACGCTCTACGACAACTTCCAGCTCAGCCGCACCCTGCTGCAGGCCGTGGCCTACTTCGAGAAGCACGACCCCGACCACCTGGGCGAGGTGCGCGAAAAGCTGACCGCCTACCTCGCTGACCTCAAGCGCCTCGGCCTCTCCGACGAAGCCCTGGAGCGCACCGGCCGCCCCGACACCCGCACCTCGCGGGCCGTAGTGGCGGGCCTGAAGCTGGTGCTGGGCCTGCCCGTGTATTTGTACGGGGTTGTCAACAACTACCTGCCCTACAAGCTGCCTTCCATGGTGGCCAAGCGCGCCACTAAGGAGGTGGAGTTTGTGGCGCCCATCATGCTGGTGGTGGGCATGATTACGTTCAGTGTCGGCTATGCCGCCCAGATTGCGCTGGTACACCACTTCACTCAGGACTGGCGCTGGACGCTGCTCTACGGCCTGAGCCTGGCGCCCGCCGGTTTCTACGCCCTGTACTACGCCAACAAGTTGGCCGGCCGGCTGCGGCGGCTGCGGGCGTTGCGGCTGTTCCGGCAGCAGCGGCCCCAACTGGAGAGCCTGCTGCGCCAGCGCGCCACCATCCTGCGCCTGCTCAACGAAGCCCGCGAAGCGTATCTGGCCGGGGTGCGAGGCTAA
- a CDS encoding metallophosphoesterase family protein, translating to MAPSSTFSSWRRLCLAAAASVLFSGCELLEFSPNDFRGPESLTNLTQKNLDKLAAKPLPPGDTLRFVFTGDSQRFYNEVEALVASVNQQPGVSLMVVAGDISDFGLAREMRWVAERLNRLTIPYLTVIGNHDQVGNGRASYQQIYGPLNYSFVYGDTKFVFVDTNSREYNFNGRIPDVPWLQAQVQNLQGARRQVVMSHVPPQDSDFDQSLTPAYTRTLAEAPKLAFELNGHRHSSSIGQPFEDGVTYINSASFERNEYLIVTLWNDANDEPQFRLKKVSF from the coding sequence ATGGCCCCTTCTTCTACCTTCTCTTCCTGGCGGCGCCTGTGCCTTGCGGCGGCGGCCTCCGTGCTGTTCAGCGGCTGCGAGCTGCTGGAATTCAGCCCCAACGATTTTCGCGGGCCTGAATCCCTGACCAACCTCACCCAGAAAAACCTCGACAAGCTGGCCGCAAAGCCACTGCCGCCCGGCGACACCCTGCGCTTTGTGTTCACCGGCGACTCGCAGCGTTTCTACAACGAGGTGGAGGCACTGGTGGCCAGCGTCAACCAACAGCCGGGCGTGTCGCTGATGGTGGTGGCCGGCGACATTTCCGACTTCGGACTGGCCCGCGAGATGCGCTGGGTGGCCGAGCGCCTCAACCGCCTCACCATTCCCTACCTCACCGTTATCGGCAACCACGACCAGGTGGGCAACGGCCGCGCCTCCTACCAGCAGATCTATGGCCCGCTGAACTACTCGTTTGTGTACGGCGACACCAAGTTTGTCTTCGTGGACACCAACAGCCGCGAGTACAACTTCAATGGCCGGATTCCGGACGTGCCGTGGCTGCAAGCCCAGGTGCAAAACCTGCAGGGCGCCCGCCGGCAGGTGGTGATGTCGCACGTGCCGCCCCAGGACAGCGACTTCGACCAGAGCCTGACGCCCGCCTATACCCGCACCCTGGCCGAAGCCCCCAAGCTGGCGTTTGAGCTGAACGGCCACCGCCACAGCTCCAGCATCGGCCAGCCCTTCGAGGACGGCGTGACCTACATCAACTCGGCCTCCTTCGAGCGCAACGAGTACCTGATTGTGACGCTCTGGAACGACGCCAACGACGAGCCGCAGTTCCGGCTGAAAAAAGTAAGCTTCTGA
- a CDS encoding prephenate dehydratase encodes MHVSIQGFQGSFHEVAARRYFGPEPALRACATFAEVVAHVVQGTAEAGLMAMENSLAGSILPNYLLLERHAVQVTGEVYLPIHQHLLARPGTTLADVRTVHSHPMALRQCGTFLDSHPDWKLVETDDTGRSAQWLAETSTPGAAVVAGAQAAELFGLQILAPAIHDDPHNYTRFLVLERADTALTDPHADKASLYFCVPHESGSLANVLVRVAAHGLNLSKLQSCPRPGQPWHYGFHADIEFREMAQLVALLADLALVTEELRVLGAYRRGSWEEEDAVPPLSKEGMFQSKAETGVVGSLHDTRTSLIT; translated from the coding sequence ATGCACGTTTCCATTCAGGGTTTTCAGGGAAGTTTCCACGAAGTAGCCGCCCGCCGGTATTTCGGGCCGGAGCCTGCGCTGCGGGCCTGCGCTACGTTTGCCGAAGTGGTGGCGCACGTGGTGCAGGGCACCGCCGAGGCCGGGCTCATGGCTATGGAAAACTCGCTGGCCGGCAGCATCCTGCCCAACTATCTGCTGCTGGAGCGCCACGCCGTGCAGGTCACCGGCGAAGTGTACCTGCCCATCCATCAGCACCTGCTGGCGCGGCCTGGCACCACGCTGGCCGACGTGCGCACCGTGCACTCGCACCCCATGGCCCTGCGCCAGTGCGGCACCTTCCTCGACAGCCACCCCGACTGGAAGCTGGTGGAAACCGACGACACCGGCCGCAGCGCCCAATGGCTGGCCGAAACCAGCACGCCGGGCGCGGCCGTGGTGGCCGGCGCCCAGGCCGCCGAGCTGTTCGGGCTGCAGATCCTGGCCCCCGCCATCCACGACGACCCGCACAACTACACCCGATTTTTGGTACTGGAGCGCGCCGACACCGCCCTCACCGATCCGCACGCCGATAAGGCTTCGCTGTACTTCTGCGTGCCTCACGAGTCCGGCAGTTTGGCCAACGTACTGGTGCGGGTGGCGGCGCACGGCCTCAACCTGAGCAAGCTGCAGTCGTGCCCCCGCCCCGGCCAGCCTTGGCACTATGGCTTTCACGCCGATATCGAGTTCAGGGAAATGGCCCAGCTGGTGGCCCTGCTCGCCGACTTAGCGCTGGTGACCGAGGAGCTGCGGGTGCTGGGCGCCTACCGCCGCGGCAGCTGGGAAGAGGAGGATGCCGTTCCCCCCCTTTCCAAGGAGGGGATGTTTCAGTCAAAGGCTGAAACTGGGGTGGTTGGATCGTTGCACGACACCCGCACGAGCTTGATCACCTGA
- a CDS encoding chorismate mutase has translation MKSILFNRQPDDKPYLISGPCSAETEAQVLETCQRLAATGKVQALRAGIWKPRTKPGGFEGVGTKGLPWLKKASELTGLPVAVEVATAKHVEDCLAFGVDILWVGARTTGNPFSVQEIANVLRGVQVPVLVKNPIHPELELWVGAVERLQKAGLEQVGLIHRGFSSYGNTDFRNAPMWHLPIEMKRRHPEMPLLCDPSHICGRRDTLFGVAQQALNLGFEGNMIESHIDPDNAWSDAKQQITPEVLRDLIEALVWRHETTDQREFLTALASLREQINQLDAEIMQLLGRRMAVAEKIGLYKKENDITILQTSRWNEVLERAQRQGATLGLTHEFVEQYLAAVHLESIARQNRVMEG, from the coding sequence ATGAAATCAATCCTGTTCAACCGCCAGCCCGACGATAAGCCGTACCTCATTTCCGGGCCGTGCTCGGCCGAAACCGAGGCCCAGGTGCTCGAAACCTGCCAGCGCCTGGCTGCTACCGGCAAGGTGCAGGCGTTGCGCGCCGGCATCTGGAAGCCTCGCACCAAGCCCGGCGGTTTCGAGGGCGTGGGCACCAAGGGGCTGCCCTGGCTGAAGAAAGCCAGTGAGCTGACCGGCCTGCCCGTGGCCGTGGAAGTGGCCACCGCCAAGCACGTGGAGGATTGCCTGGCCTTCGGGGTGGACATTCTGTGGGTGGGCGCGCGCACCACCGGCAACCCGTTTTCGGTGCAGGAAATTGCCAATGTGCTGCGCGGCGTGCAGGTGCCGGTGCTGGTCAAGAACCCCATTCACCCGGAGCTGGAGCTGTGGGTGGGGGCCGTGGAGCGCCTGCAAAAGGCGGGTCTGGAGCAGGTAGGCCTGATTCACCGGGGCTTCAGCAGCTACGGCAACACCGACTTCCGCAACGCGCCCATGTGGCACCTGCCCATCGAAATGAAGCGCCGCCACCCCGAAATGCCGCTGCTCTGCGACCCCAGCCACATCTGCGGCCGCCGCGACACGCTGTTCGGCGTGGCCCAGCAGGCCCTCAACCTGGGCTTCGAGGGCAACATGATTGAAAGCCACATCGACCCCGACAACGCCTGGAGCGACGCCAAGCAGCAAATCACGCCCGAGGTACTGCGCGACCTGATTGAGGCGCTGGTGTGGCGCCACGAAACCACCGACCAGCGCGAGTTCCTGACGGCCCTGGCCAGCCTGCGCGAGCAAATCAACCAGCTCGACGCCGAGATTATGCAGCTGCTGGGCCGCCGCATGGCCGTGGCCGAAAAGATTGGCCTTTACAAAAAGGAAAACGACATCACCATTCTGCAGACCAGCCGCTGGAACGAGGTGCTGGAGCGCGCCCAGCGCCAGGGCGCCACGTTGGGCCTCACCCACGAGTTTGTGGAGCAGTACTTGGCCGCCGTGCATTTGGAGTCCATTGCCCGCCAGAACCGCGTGATGGAAGGCTGA
- a CDS encoding FAD-dependent oxidoreductase, producing MDKKPIILTVDDDAQVLNAIDRDLRAEFRQDYRILRAASGEEALETLRELLAREEEVALILADQRMPGLEGVELLAEARTLFPDAKRVLLTAYADTEAAIRAINNARLDHYLMKPWDPPQQLLYPTLHDLLGAWQATHRPRFKGVRLVGFQWSPLSHDLKDFLAGYMVAYQWLDFETNPDAQALLSAKGLAAADLPVVVLEDGTALARPTATEVATHIGLTTQATQELYDVVVIGAGPSGLAAAVYGASEGLKTLIIERQTPGGQAGTSSRIENYLGFPTGLSGAELAHRAWAQAVRLGAELLAPREVTELCVQDGYKVLTLSDGSTVRTRAVVLTTGVSYRTLEVPGMHRLSGAGVYYGAARTEARSCDEQDVYIVGGGNSAGQAAMYLATYARRVGIVIRGESLAASMSAYLIEQIAHTPNIEILPFTEVAEVCGQDHLEAVVLKSRGELRQVPARALFVFIGAKPSTEWVCQTVLCDGKGFLLTGRDLVTDPRYATAWKHPREPYLLETCVPGVFAAGDSRAGAMARVASAVGEGSMAIKFVHQYLDE from the coding sequence ATGGACAAGAAACCGATTATTCTGACCGTGGACGATGATGCGCAGGTGCTCAATGCCATCGACCGGGATTTGCGGGCCGAGTTCCGGCAGGACTACCGGATTCTGCGGGCAGCTTCGGGTGAGGAGGCCCTGGAAACCCTGCGCGAGCTGCTGGCCCGCGAAGAGGAAGTGGCCCTGATTCTGGCCGACCAGCGCATGCCCGGCTTGGAAGGCGTGGAGCTGCTGGCCGAAGCCCGCACCCTGTTTCCGGACGCCAAGCGGGTGCTGCTCACAGCCTACGCCGACACCGAAGCCGCCATCCGGGCCATCAACAACGCCCGCCTCGACCACTACCTGATGAAGCCCTGGGACCCACCCCAGCAGCTGCTCTACCCCACCCTGCACGATTTGCTGGGAGCCTGGCAGGCCACGCACCGGCCGCGCTTCAAGGGCGTGCGCCTAGTGGGGTTCCAATGGTCGCCGCTCTCGCACGACCTCAAAGACTTTCTGGCCGGCTACATGGTGGCGTATCAGTGGCTGGATTTCGAAACCAACCCCGACGCCCAGGCCCTGCTTTCAGCCAAAGGCCTAGCCGCCGCCGACCTGCCCGTGGTAGTGCTGGAAGACGGCACCGCTCTGGCCCGGCCCACCGCCACCGAGGTAGCCACCCACATCGGCCTCACCACCCAGGCCACCCAGGAACTGTACGATGTGGTGGTCATCGGGGCCGGGCCGTCGGGGCTGGCGGCGGCGGTGTACGGCGCTTCCGAGGGCCTGAAAACGCTCATCATCGAACGCCAAACCCCTGGCGGACAAGCCGGAACCTCATCCCGCATTGAAAACTACCTGGGCTTCCCAACGGGGCTGAGTGGGGCCGAGCTGGCGCACCGGGCCTGGGCCCAGGCCGTGCGCCTCGGGGCCGAGTTGCTGGCACCGCGTGAGGTGACCGAGCTGTGCGTGCAGGACGGCTACAAAGTCCTCACCCTCAGCGACGGCAGCACCGTGCGCACCCGCGCCGTGGTGCTTACCACCGGCGTCAGCTACCGCACCCTGGAGGTGCCCGGCATGCACCGCCTGAGCGGGGCCGGCGTGTACTACGGCGCCGCCCGCACCGAGGCCCGCTCCTGCGACGAGCAGGACGTGTACATCGTGGGCGGCGGCAACTCGGCGGGGCAGGCGGCCATGTATTTGGCCACGTATGCCCGGCGAGTGGGCATCGTCATCCGGGGCGAGAGCCTGGCGGCGTCGATGTCGGCGTATCTGATTGAGCAGATTGCCCATACGCCCAACATCGAGATTCTGCCCTTCACGGAGGTGGCCGAAGTATGCGGACAGGATCATCTGGAAGCCGTGGTGCTGAAAAGCCGCGGCGAGCTGCGGCAGGTGCCGGCCCGGGCGCTGTTCGTGTTTATCGGGGCCAAGCCCAGCACCGAGTGGGTGTGCCAGACGGTGCTCTGCGACGGCAAAGGCTTCCTGCTGACCGGCCGCGACCTGGTGACGGACCCGCGCTACGCCACCGCCTGGAAGCACCCGCGTGAGCCTTACCTGCTGGAAACCTGCGTGCCGGGCGTTTTCGCGGCCGGCGACAGCCGGGCCGGGGCCATGGCCCGGGTGGCCTCGGCGGTGGGCGAAGGCAGCATGGCTATCAAGTTCGTGCACCAGTATCTCGACGAATAG
- a CDS encoding tetratricopeptide repeat protein, giving the protein MPHLYRLLSLLLWALLLPGQAPAQLPAPLAAAPTEAEVLRQATQLMQNRQYESAWKLLNGFDPKHRRPAVALMQTELALNYHLRSRELEGFGFVDVKPLERLDSLREHFTRAAVPYPFVVETVLKNLIRQHPTNYRLHRALADYYYQTEQCNCAEADKSPAQLYALMVRYYTTTHQHGLGDFSSYFALGYARQSLRQFAESVPAYTRAIALRPSYAPAHFQLAYSYTVLQKLPLALQEARAAARYFDDPTAKSDATYLAENLEKKIAQAGKAKKQTATKKK; this is encoded by the coding sequence ATGCCGCACCTCTACCGTTTGCTTTCGTTGCTGCTATGGGCACTGCTGCTGCCTGGCCAGGCACCGGCACAACTGCCCGCGCCCCTGGCGGCTGCGCCCACCGAGGCGGAAGTGCTGCGGCAGGCCACGCAGCTGATGCAGAACCGCCAGTATGAGTCGGCCTGGAAGCTGCTCAATGGCTTCGACCCCAAACACCGCCGCCCGGCCGTGGCCCTCATGCAAACCGAGCTGGCCCTCAACTACCACCTGCGCAGCCGCGAGTTGGAAGGCTTTGGCTTCGTGGATGTGAAGCCGCTGGAACGCCTGGATTCGTTGCGCGAGCATTTCACGCGCGCAGCCGTTCCGTACCCGTTTGTGGTTGAAACGGTGCTGAAAAACCTCATCCGGCAGCACCCCACCAACTACCGCCTCCACCGCGCCCTCGCCGACTATTACTACCAGACCGAGCAATGCAACTGCGCCGAGGCCGACAAGTCGCCGGCCCAGCTCTACGCCCTGATGGTGCGCTACTACACCACCACCCACCAGCACGGCCTCGGCGACTTCAGCTCCTACTTCGCGCTGGGCTACGCCCGCCAGAGCTTGCGCCAGTTTGCCGAAAGCGTGCCCGCCTACACCCGCGCCATTGCGTTGCGGCCTAGCTACGCGCCGGCGCACTTCCAGCTGGCCTACAGCTACACCGTGCTGCAAAAGCTGCCGCTGGCCCTGCAGGAAGCCCGCGCCGCCGCCCGCTACTTCGACGACCCCACCGCCAAAAGCGACGCCACATACCTGGCCGAAAACCTGGAAAAGAAGATTGCCCAGGCTGGCAAAGCCAAAAAACAGACGGCAACCAAGAAGAAATAA
- a CDS encoding prephenate dehydrogenase, whose protein sequence is MTITIIGLGLIGGSLALSLRQHGLARHIIGVESSPAHARRALELGLVAEIETDLAAAVRRADLVVVAVPMDALVTVLPLVLDVTEPHQVVIDVGSTKQALLAAVADHPRRGRFVAAHPMAGTEHSGPEAAISGLFEGKTVVLCDTAHSDPDAVRVVEQLFQALPMRLLYLGGAEHDLHTAYVSHISHITSFALALTVLEKEKEEQRIFDLASGGFESTVRLAKSAPATWVPIFRQNRLNVLDVLDEHLHQLQYLRELLAQEDYNGLTDSIQQANRIRKILP, encoded by the coding sequence ATGACTATCACCATCATCGGCCTGGGGCTTATCGGCGGCTCGCTGGCGCTCAGCCTGCGCCAGCATGGGCTGGCCCGGCATATCATTGGGGTGGAAAGCAGCCCTGCTCACGCCCGCCGGGCCCTGGAGCTGGGGCTGGTAGCCGAAATCGAAACCGACTTGGCCGCCGCCGTGCGCCGCGCCGACCTGGTAGTGGTGGCCGTGCCCATGGATGCCCTCGTGACGGTGCTGCCGCTGGTGCTCGATGTGACGGAGCCGCACCAGGTGGTCATCGACGTGGGCTCGACCAAGCAGGCACTGCTGGCGGCCGTGGCCGACCACCCGCGCCGGGGCCGCTTCGTGGCGGCGCACCCGATGGCGGGCACTGAGCACTCGGGGCCGGAAGCAGCCATTTCGGGGCTGTTTGAGGGCAAAACGGTGGTGCTCTGCGACACGGCGCACAGCGACCCGGACGCCGTGCGGGTGGTGGAGCAGCTGTTTCAGGCGCTGCCCATGCGGCTGCTTTACCTGGGTGGCGCCGAGCATGACCTGCACACGGCCTACGTATCGCACATTTCGCACATCACCTCGTTTGCGCTGGCCCTCACGGTGCTGGAAAAGGAGAAGGAAGAGCAGCGCATCTTCGACCTGGCCAGCGGCGGCTTCGAGTCGACGGTGCGGCTGGCCAAGAGCGCGCCGGCCACCTGGGTGCCCATCTTCCGCCAAAACCGCCTCAACGTGCTCGACGTGCTGGATGAGCACCTGCATCAGCTCCAGTACCTGCGCGAGCTGCTGGCCCAAGAAGACTACAACGGCTTGACCGACAGCATCCAGCAAGCCAACCGCATCCGCAAGATTCTGCCGTGA